A genome region from Cinclus cinclus chromosome 29, bCinCin1.1, whole genome shotgun sequence includes the following:
- the LOC134054687 gene encoding protein phosphatase 1 regulatory subunit 3C-B-like: MSCGELFQVCSGRSVAPPAVPVDLAVRLCLSRSPPIRKLLNSYEELRGNRGRKPLRSCLNQKLSAEPEPERRDSTKICKGQKKKRVVFADMKGLSLTAVRFFSKIEEDLCDLQHALSDLACFQPRLWDLRPEACRYVLDFPQPSANYVAFRNSLHSNFVCLESCLIQDRALSGTVRVRNIEYEKKVAVRITFDGWKSFRDISCQYMHSTYGSADTDVFSFELTLPKPSISHRGTEFCISFQCGQKTHWDNNHGKNYRICHVGMIRPASYAVKSASRAWEHLGTSGAAALVLSHLQTWRHSETQAPYW; this comes from the exons ATGAGCTGCGGCGA GCTTTTCCAGGTGTGCAGCGGGCGGTCTGTCGCCCCCCCAGCCGTGCCCGTGGACCTGGCCGTGCGGCTCTGCCTCAGCCGCTCGCCTCCCATCCGCAAGCTGCTGAACTCCTACGAGGAGCTGCGGGGCAACCGAGGCCGCAAACCCCTCCGATCCTGTCTCAACCAGAAGCTGAGCGCAGAACCTGAGCCAGAGCGGCGAGATAGTACCAAGATCTGCAAGGGCCAGAAGAAGAAGCGGGTCGTGTTTGCTGATATGAAGGGGCTCTCACTGACGGCTGTGCGCTTCTTCTCAAAGATTGAGGAGGACCTCTGTGATTTGCAGCATGCTCTGTCAGACCTTGCCTGTTTCCAACCTAGGCTGTGGGACTTACGCCCAGAAGCGTGCAGGTATGTGCTGGACTTCCCACAGCCGTCTGCAAACTATGTGGCTTTCCGCAACAGCCTGCACAGCAACTTTGTCTGCCTGGAGAGCTGTCTGATCCAGGACCGTGCTCTGTCAGGGACAGTGAGGGTTAGAAACATCGAGTACGAGAAGAAAGTGGCGGTGCGCATCACCTTTGATGGCTGGAAGAGCTTCCGGGACATCTCTTGCCAGTATATGCACAGCACCTACGGCTCAGCTGACACAGACGTCTTCTCTTTTGAGCTTACCCTGCCCAAGCCATCCATTTCCCATAGGGGCACAGAGTTCTGCATCTCCTTCCAGTGTGGACAAAAGACCCACTGGGACAACAACCATGGGAAGAACTACAGGATCTGCCATGTGGGCATGATCCGCCCTGCCTCTTATGCTGTGAAGAGTGCCAGCAGGGCTTGGGAGCATCTTGGCAcctctggggctgctgctctAGTCCTTTCTCACCTGCAGACTTGGCGGCATTCAGAGACCCAAGCTCCTTATTGGTAG